CCGGCTAAAGCCAAAAATACGGGCGCCAGCAGCTGTCACATCATGGATCTTAAAGAAGAGTTCGCGCGCGACTTCGTCTTTCCGATGTTCCGCGCCAACGCCATCTACGAGGGACGCTACTTCCTCGGCACCAGTATCGCGCGGCCGTTGATCGCCAAGGCACAGATGGAGATCGCCAAACAGGAAGGCGCCGATGCCGTTTCCCACGGCGCGACGGGCAAAGGGAATGATCAGGTCCGTTTTGAAATTTCCTACTACCACTTCGACCCGTCGGTCAAGGTCATCGCTCCCTGGCGCGAATGGGACATGAACAGCCGCACCGCACTCGAGGCCTACGCCAAAAAACACGGCATCCCGGTCCCGACCAGCAAGAAGTTCCCCTGGAGCAGTGACCGCAACCTGCTGCACATCTCCTTCGAAGGGGATGTCCTGGAGAACCCTTGGACAGAAGCCCCCGAGGAGATGTATGTCCTGACGACCAAACCGGAGAATGCTCCGGATCAAGCCGAATTTGTCGAGATTGAATTCGAAAAAGGGGATGCAGTAGCGATCAACGGCGTGCGCCTCTCACCGGCCAAACTGCTGGCCAAACTGAATGAACTCGGCGGCAAGCACGGCATCGGCCGCGTCGACCTGCTGGAAAACCGCTTCGTCGGCATGAAAAGCCGCGGCGTCTATGAAACCCCCGGCGGCACAATTCTCGAAGAGGCCCATCGCGGCGTCGAATCGATCTGCATGGACCGTGAAGTTATGAACCTGCGCGACTCGCTGGTCGCGCGCTACGCTGCAATGATCTACAACGGCTTCTGGTTTGCCCCGGAAAGGCTGGTTCTGCAGGCCCTGATTGACGCCTCGCAGCAGACCGTCAACGGCATGGCTCGCGTCAAGCTCTACAAGGGGCACTGCCGCCTAGTCGGGCGCGACTCGGCAAACGACAGCCTGTTCAACGTCGACTTCGCGACCTTCGAGGCTGACGAGGTTTATAACCAGGCCGATGCCGAAGGCTTCATCAAGCTCAACGCTCTGCGTCTGCGTATTGCTGCAATCCAACGTCAAACCAAAGGCAAATAACGAGAAACACGCGTAGCGAAGTGGGACAAACAAAAAATCCCGTTTCGCGCCGCGCGACTCGTTAAAAATATGGATTTCACCAAACAGACCATCAAAACCTCGGTCGTCGCTTGCATCATTGACGACCGACAGCGCGTGCTGTTGACCCGACGCTGCATCGAGCCCTTTTGCAGTCAATGGGTCATGCCCGGTGGCAAGATCGACCACGGGGAGGCAATCCTCGCCGCCTTGCACCGCGAAGTCCGCGAGGAGGTCGGTCTGGAGATCCGGGCCGAAGGATTGATCGACGTCTACGAACACCTTGGTGTCGGCTCACGTCAGGATCATTACGTGATCCTCTACTATCGCTGTACGCCGCTGAGCTTTGCGCTGAAACCCAATGGCGATGAGTGCACCGAAGCCCTCTGGGCATCCAGTCAACGGCTGCCCGAGATGGCACTCCCCCCTGGTTGTCGCTATATCCTCGCTCAGGTCTACCCGGAATTAGGTTGGGGACAAATCCCCAAACCCGAGGACGTATACGACGAAATTCCTGATCACTACAGTGGGGGTCGCAATGATTAACATCGTTGAAAAAGAGCTCAATCTCACTTTTCCGCCTGGCCATCACCAACATTGCCTGGTCTGCCAGGTCCCCAGTAACCTGCAGCGCCGCGACGGCATCTTCAAGATCAGTGATGCAAACAAACAGTGGGCTCAGGTACGTTCCATTCTGGAACTCGTCGCCGAGGGAAAGGGGAACCTGAAGAAACTCCATTTCGTGTTCCTGCCTGAATCAATTATGCCCGCCTCGGCCGTCCCTGAGGCGTTGGAGTTGATCGAGCGCAGTTTTCGCCCCAACACGGTGACTGTCTTCGGGGTCGAACACATCCGCCTTAGTGAGTACCGCCAGCACCTGCTCCGCTATCAGCAGGACAACGCCGAGGCCCTCGCCTCTGTAGATGAGGACATGGAGGCCGGTGACATAGACCCGGTCCCTGTCAACTGGTGCGTCGTTGCAGTCAAGGAGAATGATGGCCGCCTGCGGGTCTTTCTTGAGGCGAAAAGTCACCCCTTTGTCGGTGAGGAGACCTTCGATCATCAGCACGACCTCTATCGCGGCAAGATCTTCACCCTGTTCCGCTGCCACCCGACCTGTTTCAACTTCATGACCTTGATCTGCCTCGACTACGTCTACCGCGATCTCTACCAGTCCAATATCGGGACCATCATCGACAAAGCGAACCAGCTGTTCTTCGAAACCCGGCAGCGACTTGACCTGCTGGCAATCATCCAGTGCAATCCGAAACCGGAACATCGCGCCTTTCGTGATGTGGTCAACGGCTTCTATGGCGAATATCTCAGCTATACCCCGGGGGTTCGCGATACCAGCACCGTCTTCTGCAATGTCGCCAACGGCACCAGCTGCGAAGGGATATCCGCTGACACCAGATTCGGAAACTCCTCGGTTATTTTACACGACAGCCACCGGCTTGAACCACAGAAGTGTGCCGAATTTGCGACCGACGACTTCGACGGTCTGCCGGTCTGTCGGCTGCGTTTCGGGACGGAACCCCGGCTCTATTTTTTCAACCTGCCGCTGTTTCAAGAGCTCGATCCGCGCACCACGCGTATGCAGCTGAAGATTCACAGCATCTACCGCCCCGACCAGCATGAAAACTGGGTTCGAATGGCCGGCGAAGAACTCACCCTCAGCAGTAAAGGTGCCAGCCCACCCCGTAAAAAAACATCGATTCCCAAGCCAGGGGTGGCAGAATAACAGCCGGCTAAAACCAGCAATACGACTGGATTTACATCATCTGATCATGGAGCAGACATGACACAAAACAAACTTTGGGGTGGACGTTTTACCCAGCCGACGAATAAATTTGTTGAAGAGTTCACCGCCTCGATCGAGTTTGACCAGCGTCTTTACGCATACGATATTCAAGGCTCAAAAGCCCATGCCGAAATGCTCGGGCGCCAATCCATCATCGCGGTTGCCGATGCCGAGCAGATTATTGCCGGGCTGGACGGAATTCTGAGGGATATC
Above is a genomic segment from Geopsychrobacter electrodiphilus DSM 16401 containing:
- a CDS encoding argininosuccinate synthase, with product MSKKGQVKKAVLAYSGGLDTSIILKWLIEEYGCEVVAYSADLGQGEELDGIPAKAKNTGASSCHIMDLKEEFARDFVFPMFRANAIYEGRYFLGTSIARPLIAKAQMEIAKQEGADAVSHGATGKGNDQVRFEISYYHFDPSVKVIAPWREWDMNSRTALEAYAKKHGIPVPTSKKFPWSSDRNLLHISFEGDVLENPWTEAPEEMYVLTTKPENAPDQAEFVEIEFEKGDAVAINGVRLSPAKLLAKLNELGGKHGIGRVDLLENRFVGMKSRGVYETPGGTILEEAHRGVESICMDREVMNLRDSLVARYAAMIYNGFWFAPERLVLQALIDASQQTVNGMARVKLYKGHCRLVGRDSANDSLFNVDFATFEADEVYNQADAEGFIKLNALRLRIAAIQRQTKGK
- a CDS encoding NUDIX domain-containing protein, with the translated sequence MDFTKQTIKTSVVACIIDDRQRVLLTRRCIEPFCSQWVMPGGKIDHGEAILAALHREVREEVGLEIRAEGLIDVYEHLGVGSRQDHYVILYYRCTPLSFALKPNGDECTEALWASSQRLPEMALPPGCRYILAQVYPELGWGQIPKPEDVYDEIPDHYSGGRND